A genomic stretch from Mesoplodon densirostris isolate mMesDen1 chromosome 3, mMesDen1 primary haplotype, whole genome shotgun sequence includes:
- the HAUS8 gene encoding HAUS augmin-like complex subunit 8 isoform X1 — protein sequence MADTSGRGAGKPSAGGPSTPSGAKTRGRRIQGGRVVESRYLQYEKKTTKKVTYNAPAADALKASGKMPEGGRKLSLLQKSKDSSGIGKGDLQSTLLEGHGTAPPDLDLSAINDRSVVRKTPQLEKTMSKKAESSSFSASRKKNPDLSEAMEMMESQTLLLTLLTLKMESGLAAFEEKAENNLIIMCKEKEKLQKKAHELKRQFLLCQRKRELADVLDAQIEMLSPCEAIVGCFKERYKTFATALDTTRHELPVRSVHLDGDRQCFLDKLQGELTTTCHLLGELGIRSSEENAKALDLLRELKEMTQKKDLELQRSFTQVLELSAEASKEAALINQEAWEKAQGPKAPSQWYFNPEEATGGETQGELRSLLLSGHNEP from the exons ATGGCGGATACTTCGGGGCGTGGTGCTGG GAAGCCTTCTGCAGGGGGTCCCAGTACTCCTAGCGGTGCTAAGACGAGAGGAAGAAGAATACAAG GTGGAAGAGTGGTTGAGTCCCGGTACTTGCAGTATGAGAAGAAAACCACCAAAAAGGTAACATACAAT GCTCCTGCAGCAGATGCATTAAAGGCCAGTGGGAAGATGCCTGAAGGTGGAAGAAAACTCAGCCTACTCCAGAAGAGCAAAG ACAGCAGTGGAATTGGCAAAGGCGACCTGCAGTCTACCTTGCTGGAAGGGCACGGCACTGCCCCACCTGACCTGGATCTCTCGGCCATTAATG ACAGAAGTGTGGTCCGAAAGACTCCACAGTTAGAAAAAACAATGTCAAAGAAAGCTGAGTCATCATCATTTTCTGCCTCGAGGAAAAAGAACCCA GATCTCTCCGAAGCGATGGAAATGATGGAATCCCAAACACTACTCCTGACTCTGCTGACCTTGAAG atggaAAGTGGTCTTGCTGCATTcgaagaaaaggcagaaaataatttaataataatgtgcaaagagaaggagaagctcCAGAAAAAAGCCCACGAGCTGAAGCGCCAATTTCTCCTCTGTCAGAGGAAGCGGGAGCTGGCAGATGTCCTGGACGCGCAG ATCGAGATGCTGAGCCCCTGCGAGGCCATAGTCGGCTGCTTTAAGGAACGATACAAGACGTTTGCGACGGCCCTGGACACCACGAGGCATGAACTGCCTGTGAGATCGGTCCACCTGGACGGAGACAGGCAGTGCTTCTTAG ACAAGTTGCAGGGGGAATTGACGACCACATGCCATCTGCTGGGAGAACTTGGCATCCgcagctcagaagaaaatgcGAAGGCCTTGGACCTGCTGAGGGAACTCAAGGAAATGACCCAAAAGAAGGATCTGGAGCTCCAAAG GAGCTTTACCCAGGTTCTGGAACTCTCTGCCGAGGCGAGTAAAGAGGCAGCCTTAATCAACCAGGAGGCCTGGGAAAAGGCCCAGGGCCCCAAGGCCCCCAGCCAGTGGTATTTCAATCCTGAGGAGGCCACTGGTGGGGAAACTCAGGGAGAGCTAAGGAGCCTGCTCCTTTCGGGCCACAACGAGCCGTGA
- the HAUS8 gene encoding HAUS augmin-like complex subunit 8 isoform X2 — protein MADTSGRGAGKPSAGGPSTPSGAKTRGRRIQGGRVVESRYLQYEKKTTKKAPAADALKASGKMPEGGRKLSLLQKSKDSSGIGKGDLQSTLLEGHGTAPPDLDLSAINDRSVVRKTPQLEKTMSKKAESSSFSASRKKNPDLSEAMEMMESQTLLLTLLTLKMESGLAAFEEKAENNLIIMCKEKEKLQKKAHELKRQFLLCQRKRELADVLDAQIEMLSPCEAIVGCFKERYKTFATALDTTRHELPVRSVHLDGDRQCFLDKLQGELTTTCHLLGELGIRSSEENAKALDLLRELKEMTQKKDLELQRSFTQVLELSAEASKEAALINQEAWEKAQGPKAPSQWYFNPEEATGGETQGELRSLLLSGHNEP, from the exons ATGGCGGATACTTCGGGGCGTGGTGCTGG GAAGCCTTCTGCAGGGGGTCCCAGTACTCCTAGCGGTGCTAAGACGAGAGGAAGAAGAATACAAG GTGGAAGAGTGGTTGAGTCCCGGTACTTGCAGTATGAGAAGAAAACCACCAAAAAG GCTCCTGCAGCAGATGCATTAAAGGCCAGTGGGAAGATGCCTGAAGGTGGAAGAAAACTCAGCCTACTCCAGAAGAGCAAAG ACAGCAGTGGAATTGGCAAAGGCGACCTGCAGTCTACCTTGCTGGAAGGGCACGGCACTGCCCCACCTGACCTGGATCTCTCGGCCATTAATG ACAGAAGTGTGGTCCGAAAGACTCCACAGTTAGAAAAAACAATGTCAAAGAAAGCTGAGTCATCATCATTTTCTGCCTCGAGGAAAAAGAACCCA GATCTCTCCGAAGCGATGGAAATGATGGAATCCCAAACACTACTCCTGACTCTGCTGACCTTGAAG atggaAAGTGGTCTTGCTGCATTcgaagaaaaggcagaaaataatttaataataatgtgcaaagagaaggagaagctcCAGAAAAAAGCCCACGAGCTGAAGCGCCAATTTCTCCTCTGTCAGAGGAAGCGGGAGCTGGCAGATGTCCTGGACGCGCAG ATCGAGATGCTGAGCCCCTGCGAGGCCATAGTCGGCTGCTTTAAGGAACGATACAAGACGTTTGCGACGGCCCTGGACACCACGAGGCATGAACTGCCTGTGAGATCGGTCCACCTGGACGGAGACAGGCAGTGCTTCTTAG ACAAGTTGCAGGGGGAATTGACGACCACATGCCATCTGCTGGGAGAACTTGGCATCCgcagctcagaagaaaatgcGAAGGCCTTGGACCTGCTGAGGGAACTCAAGGAAATGACCCAAAAGAAGGATCTGGAGCTCCAAAG GAGCTTTACCCAGGTTCTGGAACTCTCTGCCGAGGCGAGTAAAGAGGCAGCCTTAATCAACCAGGAGGCCTGGGAAAAGGCCCAGGGCCCCAAGGCCCCCAGCCAGTGGTATTTCAATCCTGAGGAGGCCACTGGTGGGGAAACTCAGGGAGAGCTAAGGAGCCTGCTCCTTTCGGGCCACAACGAGCCGTGA